Proteins encoded by one window of Nicotiana tabacum cultivar K326 chromosome 10, ASM71507v2, whole genome shotgun sequence:
- the LOC107767728 gene encoding protein ELC-like, translating into MAPPPPPPAVHSPSSNQYTQQFLSNVLSQRGPSSLPYSEDVKWQIRQHLVSLTDTCPSLQPKTATFTHNDGRTVNLLQSDGTVPMVYQGVTYNIPVIIWLMESYPRHAPLVFVNPTRDMIIKRQHPFVNPSGIVSIPYLSNWVYPSSNLVDLAGNLSHFFSRDPPLYSQRRPNANPNPNPNPNPHPPPGTSFSSSGSTRPAIPPRMYPPSPYGSGGGGVGRIMDDPSEVYKRNAIDNLVGKLHSDIERLRKVREADMDGLYSAQGVLRRREKELRKGVTEMLDEKEGLEQQLQMVLMNTDVLEGWVRDNEAKLKKIGNGDVNVDEAFEPCDSLSKQMSDCTASDLAMEDVIYSLDKAIQDGTIPFDQYLRNVRLLSREQFIHRATASKVRAAQMQAQVANMASRISQYALS; encoded by the coding sequence ATGGCACCACCACCACCTCCGCCGGCAGTTCACTCCCCGTCTTCCAACCAATACACCCAACAATTCTTAAGCAACGTTCTCTCCCAACGTGGCCCTTCTTCTCTCCCTTACTCCGAAGACGTCAAATGGCAAATCCGTCAACACCTCGTTTCCTTAACCGACACGTGTCCTTCTCTTCAACCCAAAACCGCTACCTTCACTCACAACGACGGCCGTACCGTTAACCTCCTTCAATCAGACGGCACCGTTCCGATGGTCTATCAAGGCGTCACCTACAACATCCCGGTAATCATCTGGTTAATGGAGTCTTACCCTCGTCACGCGCCGTTGGTTTTCGTCAACCCCACGCGCGACATGATCATCAAGCGCCAGCATCCTTTCGTGAACCCTTCAGGTATCGTTTCGATTCCTTATTTGAGTAATTGGGTTTACCCAAGCTCGAATCTCGTTGATTTGGCTGGTAATTTGAGTCATTTCTTTAGCCGTGATCCCCCTTTGTACTCCCAACGTCGCCCAAACGCAAACCCGAACCCCAATCCAAACCCGAACCCGCATCCCCCGCCAGGTACTAGTTTTTCGAGTAGCGGGTCAACCCGACCTGCGATACCTCCTCGAATGTACCCGCCATCGCCTTATGGGAGTGGTGGTGGTGGGGTAGGGAGGATAATGGATGATCCGTCGGAGGTGTATAAGAGGAATGCAATAGATAACCTTGTGGGAAAATTGCATAGTGATATTGAAAGGTTGAGGAAGGTGAGGGAGGCAGATATGGACGGGTTGTATAGTGCACAAGGAGTGTTGAGGCGGCGAGAGAAGGAGTTGAGGAAAGGGGTTACGGAAATGCTTGACGAAAAGGAGGGATTAGAGCAGCAATTGCAAATGGTTTTGATGAATACTGATGTGTTAGAAGGTTgggttagagataacgaagcaaaattgaagaaaattggGAATGGGGATGTGAATGTGGACGAGGCGTTTGAGCCTTGTGATAGTCTTTCAAAACAGATGTCGGATTGTACGGCCTCGGATTTGGCTATGGAGGATGTGATTTATTCATTGGATAAAGCTATACAGGACGGGACAATTCCATTTGATCAGTACTTGAGGAATGTAAGGTTGTTGTCACGCGAGCAATTCATTCATCGTGCCACGGCTTCGAAGGTTAGGGCCGCTCAGATGCAGGCTCAAGTTGCTAATATGGCTTCTAGAATATCTCAATATGCGTTGTCCTAG
- the LOC107767727 gene encoding fructose-bisphosphate aldolase 6, cytosolic, giving the protein MSCYKGKYADELIANAAYIGTPGKGILAADESTGTIGKRFSSINVENVESNRRALRELLFTTPGAVQYLSGVILFEETLYQKTASGKPFVDVLKEGGVLPGIKVDKGTVELPGTNGETTTQGLDGLAERCQKYYEAGARFAKWRAVLKIGANEPSQLAINENANGLARYAIICQQNGLVPIVEPEILVDGSHDINKCADVTERVLAACYKALNDHHVLLEGTLLKPNMVTPGSEAAKVAPEVIAEYTIRALQRTMPAAVPAVVFLSGGQSEEEATVNLNAMNKLQTKKPWSLSFSFGRALQQSTLKAWAGKEENVQKAQAAFLTRCKANSEATLGKYAGATNLSEGASESLHVKDYKY; this is encoded by the exons ATGTCTTGCTACAAGGGAAAGTACGCAG ATGAGCTTATTGCTAATGCTGCATACATTGGAACCCCTGGAAAGGGTATCCTTGCTGCTGATGAATCCACTGGCACAATTGGGAAGCGTTTCTCGAGCATCAACGTCGAGAATGTCGAATCAAACAGGAGGGCTCTCCGTGAGTTGCTCTTCACCACCCCTGGTGCTGTTCAGTATCTCAGCGGTGTTATCTTGTTTGAGGAAACACTCTACCAGAAGACCGCTTCTG GCAAGCCTTTCGTCGATGTCTTGAAGGAGGGTGGAGTTCTCCCCGGAATTAAGGTTGACAAGGGTACCGTTGAGCTCCCAGGAACCAACGGTGAGACCACCACCCAAGGTCTTGACGGCCTTGCAGAGCGATGCCAAAAGTACTACGAGGCTGGTGCTAGGTTTGCCAAATGGCGTGCCGTGCTCAAGATCGGTGCCAATGAGCCTTCTCAGCTTGCGATCAATGAGAACGCCAATGGCCTAGCAAGATATGCCATTATCTGCCAACAAAATGGTCTTGTACCCATTGTTGAGCCTGAGATCCTCGTTGATGGATCCCATGACATTAACAAGTGCGCTGATGTTACCGAGCGTGTTCTTGCTGCTTGCTACAAGGCTCTCAATGACCACCATGTACTCCTCGAGGGTACCTTGTTGAAGCCTAACATGGTCACTCCTGGTTCTGAAGCAGCCAAGGTTGCACCAGAGGTGATTGCTGAGTACACCATCCGTGCCTTGCAGCGCACAATGCCGGCTGCTGTTCCCGCTGTGGTGTTCTTGTCTGGTGGTCAAAGTGAAGAGGAGGCCACCGTCAACCTGAACGCCATGAACAAGCTCCAAACCAAGAAGCCATGGTCGCTTTCATTCTCCTTTGGACGTGCTCTTCAGCAGAGCACCCTCAAGGCTTGGGCCGGAAAGGAGGAGAATGTACAGAAGGCGCAAGCTGCATTCCTTACCAGATGCAAGGCCAACTCCGAGGCTACACTCGGAAAGTATGCTGGTGCTACCAACTTGAGTGAGGGTGCTTCTGAGAGCCTTCATGTCAAGGACTACAAGTACTAG